In Paenibacillus larvae subsp. larvae, the following proteins share a genomic window:
- a CDS encoding ABC transporter permease — MNSITIYRYRLKQYRQFKRKVWLLANDWSVSLYILLPIALLLLFNWISWWGSKQIFLEVHQLRVIGGWLFLYCWFGNLFMAVEEADKVFLLGMRTLITSLRTISLYYSLQKYATHTVLLFVYLLPLFIQCLLINITQVFEFLVLVLLWKYYHALMRYILYIKMEHLPAKAAVYVVMFVMDFFLYIWGIKLISMHADIYLFFYLTLLALVVGLQCLYILRLKGTFFKDVDYQLNHKYFSLSLVFLFAPVPHVPLIRSQKTPWIFKRSTRLFSVRNASHVLIECFIKSYCRNFMNLSRYLQIVVYSLIPNAIVPVWIKFLYPLFILFILWEYAKSEWSSYIYSSFFKIHPLPKEQMKKARKLSTLLFILPAGIILYTVSVLSTFLF, encoded by the coding sequence ATGAACAGCATCACGATATATCGTTATCGCTTGAAACAATACAGGCAGTTCAAGAGAAAGGTCTGGTTGCTGGCGAATGATTGGTCAGTATCTTTATACATATTGCTTCCTATCGCCCTCTTGCTATTATTCAATTGGATTTCATGGTGGGGTTCGAAACAAATTTTTCTGGAAGTCCATCAGCTTCGGGTAATCGGTGGTTGGCTTTTCCTGTATTGCTGGTTCGGGAACCTGTTTATGGCCGTGGAGGAGGCGGATAAGGTTTTCTTGTTGGGAATGCGTACACTTATCACTTCTCTTCGAACAATCAGTCTGTACTATTCGCTGCAGAAATATGCCACCCATACTGTGTTGCTGTTCGTTTATTTACTCCCTCTGTTTATTCAATGTTTACTAATTAATATTACGCAGGTATTTGAATTTTTGGTTTTGGTCTTGTTGTGGAAATATTATCATGCATTAATGAGATATATTCTATATATCAAGATGGAACATCTGCCTGCCAAGGCTGCTGTATATGTTGTCATGTTCGTCATGGATTTCTTCCTCTACATCTGGGGAATCAAGCTAATTTCCATGCATGCGGACATCTATCTGTTTTTCTATTTAACGCTGTTGGCATTAGTTGTCGGTTTGCAGTGTTTGTATATTTTGCGATTGAAAGGAACCTTTTTTAAAGATGTCGATTACCAGTTGAACCACAAATACTTTTCGTTGTCCTTGGTATTTTTATTTGCTCCGGTACCACATGTGCCGTTGATCAGAAGCCAAAAGACCCCCTGGATTTTTAAACGTTCCACAAGATTGTTCTCTGTAAGAAATGCAAGCCATGTGCTGATAGAATGTTTTATTAAATCGTACTGCAGAAATTTCATGAATCTGTCCAGGTATCTTCAAATCGTGGTATATTCCTTGATTCCAAATGCCATTGTCCCCGTATGGATTAAATTTTTGTATCCGCTGTTTATCTTATTTATTCTCTGGGAATATGCCAAGTCGGAGTGGTCAAGTTACATCTACTCCAGCTTTTTCAAAATTCACCCTTTGCCGAAGGAGCAAATGAAGAAGGCACGCAAGTTATCTACTCTATTATTTATTCTGCCTGCGGGAATTATATTATACACCGTTTCAGTGCTGTCCACGTTTCTATTCTAG
- a CDS encoding ABC transporter ATP-binding protein: protein MSILSVQIRRAGYIGKETAVHDIDFHVKQGEFVGLIGANGAGKSTTMKLILGFLEEYEGLIQIETNKTYTYIPEHPIFYEGLTLWEHLEYIAKAYLVTEWQERVSRLLQDFRMEAVVHQLPASFSKGMQQKSMIIAALLVKADLYLIDEPFIGLDPHATSLLLRFLKEEQERGAAILMSTHVLDTAEKICDRFILISNGTIVAQGSLEDLRATANMTDGSLLDCFNLLWEKG, encoded by the coding sequence TTGAGTATTTTATCTGTTCAGATTCGAAGAGCTGGTTACATCGGTAAGGAAACGGCTGTCCACGATATTGATTTTCATGTGAAGCAGGGGGAGTTTGTAGGGTTAATCGGGGCGAACGGTGCCGGCAAGAGTACGACGATGAAGCTGATATTAGGCTTTTTAGAAGAATATGAAGGATTGATCCAGATTGAAACAAACAAAACCTACACCTATATACCCGAACATCCGATATTCTATGAAGGTCTGACATTATGGGAACACTTGGAATATATTGCAAAGGCTTATTTGGTAACCGAATGGCAGGAACGGGTTTCCAGGCTGCTCCAGGATTTCCGGATGGAAGCTGTCGTCCATCAATTACCTGCGAGTTTTTCAAAAGGAATGCAGCAAAAAAGTATGATCATTGCCGCATTACTGGTTAAAGCAGACTTATATTTAATTGATGAGCCTTTTATTGGGTTGGATCCTCATGCTACCAGCCTTCTGTTACGATTTTTGAAAGAAGAGCAGGAGAGGGGAGCGGCGATCCTGATGTCAACCCATGTATTAGATACAGCTGAAAAAATATGTGATAGATTTATCCTGATCTCGAATGGGACCATCGTTGCCCAGGGAAGTCTTGAGGATCTTCGGGCAACTGCGAATATGACAGACGGCTCATTACTTGATTGTTTCAATTTATTGTGGGAGAAAGGATAA
- a CDS encoding S8 family peptidase has protein sequence MNYLNEMIQQAEYYHRWSWAMKLLTRQGCTYNIQPGSKEIKIAIIDSGVDRNHPDLAHSIVSEGKSFIDDMPATVDLSGHGTMMAGAIAARGKLLGIGPGLGIVPYKIIQTNNSGHSSDVIKAIDLAIDDRNDIINLSLGSYKSTIGESDAGLIREYNQIIRKAASKGIIVVGSMGTHGMFLSKKSEYCHVPGGLSHVISVAATNKEGMLADYSNYNSGNNYAVPAGDFGPSWKKERKPDFRSMCVVTYPAQLDQTPQSKAVKFDQGYEFMTGTSLAAAKMSGIIGLIQSQALEKRRQKLNKGQIIHLLRRTSKRLVHNGVVFYLVQPYEALRLIY, from the coding sequence ATGAATTATCTTAACGAAATGATTCAACAGGCGGAGTATTACCATAGATGGTCCTGGGCTATGAAACTGCTTACACGTCAAGGTTGTACCTATAACATACAGCCTGGCAGTAAAGAGATAAAGATCGCCATTATTGACAGCGGTGTCGATCGAAATCATCCGGATTTGGCTCATAGCATCGTATCAGAAGGAAAATCTTTTATTGATGATATGCCTGCAACCGTGGATCTCTCGGGACATGGCACGATGATGGCAGGGGCGATTGCTGCCAGAGGCAAGCTTCTCGGCATTGGACCAGGTTTAGGAATTGTGCCCTATAAAATCATTCAAACCAATAATAGCGGACACTCCTCTGACGTGATTAAAGCCATAGATCTGGCCATCGATGACCGGAATGATATTATTAATTTAAGCTTAGGCTCCTATAAGTCAACAATTGGCGAATCTGATGCAGGTCTAATCAGGGAATACAACCAAATCATCAGGAAAGCAGCATCGAAAGGAATTATCGTTGTGGGTTCCATGGGGACACATGGCATGTTTCTCTCTAAAAAAAGTGAATACTGTCATGTGCCTGGAGGGCTATCGCATGTTATTTCAGTCGCAGCGACGAACAAAGAAGGCATGTTGGCCGATTATTCCAATTATAATTCCGGCAATAACTATGCTGTACCGGCCGGAGACTTCGGGCCATCATGGAAAAAGGAAAGAAAGCCTGACTTCAGGTCGATGTGTGTCGTTACATATCCCGCTCAATTGGATCAAACCCCGCAAAGTAAAGCGGTGAAATTCGACCAAGGGTATGAGTTTATGACCGGAACCAGTCTGGCTGCTGCCAAAATGTCGGGGATTATTGGCTTGATTCAATCGCAGGCGTTGGAGAAGCGCCGACAAAAGCTTAACAAAGGGCAAATTATACATCTGTTAAGGAGGACCTCCAAAAGATTAGTACATAACGGGGTCGTATTTTATCTGGTCCAACCTTATGAAGCTTTGCGTTTGATTTATTAA
- a CDS encoding response regulator transcription factor, which translates to MSVMYTTALFEKLSERETKLLCLLACGYNDKEIAHQLFISRRRVGEIISNLKQKLDVSTRVGLGIIAYHLHLIELQDMKRKSQMASENES; encoded by the coding sequence ATGAGTGTTATGTATACTACAGCTTTGTTTGAAAAGCTAAGTGAACGGGAGACCAAATTATTATGTCTACTAGCATGCGGGTACAACGACAAAGAGATTGCCCACCAACTGTTTATCAGCAGACGCAGAGTCGGTGAAATTATATCGAACCTGAAGCAGAAGCTGGATGTTTCCACTCGTGTCGGTCTTGGTATTATAGCTTACCATCTGCATTTGATCGAATTGCAGGATATGAAACGGAAGTCCCAAATGGCGAGTGAAAACGAGTCATGA
- a CDS encoding methyl-accepting chemotaxis protein: MNTKRTWRYSIKIKLIIAFMMISLIPVITISIITQNITKNNTENIELENMSNITKITAQNVDDWFQKRISLVEETIKKHPEFKKGDKDQILSILNTISGIDNEVESYSYTDTNGVNTTVAGQVTDINDRNYYKKVKETRKPAVNDFQFNKHTGSPSVVIAVPLMDGDELIGTIQSRVNTSTLMNLVKDIKIRESCFGYLLSANGVFVTHNDKEYVGKNISEILKPAALKYYQDEVLKQDHGYGKYLSSKNSGRLISYHTIPTANWKMVIYAHEDEVFAPVNKMTKTTTLLIIIVGALILLISIVMGRFAVKPLLSLSATINRAAQGDLTPRLQVKTKDEVGQIAKDLNQILGAMSQIIGQVHQASEQVAASSEELTAISVDSVEAHRHVTKAIEQVMQGSETKVQSVEQSSTAMEEMAGGIQRIAESSSTISDSMVRTAQETKRGNEAVQKAVGQMRSIHQSVETTSSELYTLGEHTQQIDEIITAITAIAEQTQLLSLNASIEAARAGEAGRGFAVVAEEVKKLAEQSATSAQHIAGLVGQIQSATKKAITTMNQGVSEVEKGSSLIDTAGAVFEKISAAVEVISDQVREVSAATEQMSASSEEVSATLQEVVQISQNSFGSAQSISAASEEQLASMEEISASSRALSEMAQELQETLTKFKA, translated from the coding sequence TTGAATACAAAACGAACATGGAGATACTCTATCAAAATCAAGCTGATCATTGCTTTTATGATGATCTCATTAATCCCGGTGATTACCATATCAATAATTACGCAAAACATCACCAAGAACAATACCGAGAACATAGAATTGGAGAATATGTCGAATATAACCAAAATTACTGCTCAGAATGTAGATGACTGGTTTCAAAAACGTATTTCCCTTGTTGAAGAAACGATCAAGAAGCATCCGGAATTTAAAAAGGGCGACAAGGATCAGATTCTCTCTATTTTAAATACAATTAGTGGAATTGATAATGAAGTGGAATCATACTCATATACAGATACAAATGGAGTAAATACCACAGTTGCCGGACAAGTGACCGATATCAACGACCGGAACTATTATAAAAAGGTAAAGGAAACTAGAAAGCCTGCTGTCAATGACTTTCAGTTCAATAAACATACAGGCTCTCCCAGTGTGGTCATTGCGGTACCTTTAATGGACGGGGACGAACTTATCGGAACCATTCAGAGTAGGGTCAATACGAGTACCCTCATGAACCTGGTGAAAGATATTAAAATAAGAGAAAGCTGTTTCGGTTATTTGCTGTCCGCAAATGGGGTCTTTGTTACCCATAATGACAAAGAATATGTCGGGAAAAATATATCTGAGATCCTGAAACCGGCAGCACTGAAATATTATCAGGACGAAGTATTAAAGCAAGATCATGGTTATGGAAAGTACCTTTCCTCAAAGAATTCGGGCCGTCTTATATCTTACCATACCATACCGACAGCCAACTGGAAAATGGTCATTTACGCTCACGAAGACGAGGTCTTTGCTCCGGTCAATAAGATGACAAAGACTACTACCCTGCTTATAATTATTGTGGGTGCCCTGATTCTTCTTATCTCTATAGTAATGGGACGCTTTGCCGTAAAACCGCTGCTTAGCCTTTCTGCCACGATTAATCGGGCAGCTCAGGGTGATCTGACACCACGTCTTCAGGTGAAAACCAAGGATGAGGTTGGACAGATCGCGAAAGACTTGAATCAGATACTGGGTGCCATGAGCCAGATAATCGGACAAGTCCATCAAGCCTCAGAACAAGTTGCCGCTTCTTCGGAGGAATTGACGGCTATTTCCGTAGATTCCGTTGAAGCTCATAGACATGTAACAAAGGCCATCGAACAGGTGATGCAAGGCTCAGAGACCAAGGTGCAAAGTGTCGAACAAAGCTCAACCGCAATGGAAGAAATGGCCGGAGGCATACAGCGGATTGCAGAGTCTTCTTCTACCATTTCCGATTCGATGGTCCGGACCGCTCAGGAAACGAAACGCGGCAATGAGGCGGTTCAGAAGGCTGTAGGCCAAATGAGGTCCATTCACCAGTCCGTTGAGACTACTTCTTCGGAACTGTATACTCTTGGTGAGCACACCCAGCAGATTGACGAGATTATAACGGCAATCACAGCCATTGCGGAACAAACGCAACTGCTCTCGCTCAATGCTTCTATTGAGGCAGCCAGAGCCGGTGAAGCAGGCCGGGGCTTTGCCGTTGTCGCAGAGGAAGTAAAGAAACTGGCTGAACAGTCGGCGACTTCCGCGCAACATATTGCCGGATTGGTCGGACAGATCCAATCCGCTACGAAAAAAGCCATTACTACGATGAACCAGGGCGTATCCGAGGTGGAGAAAGGTTCTTCTTTGATCGACACGGCAGGAGCTGTATTTGAGAAAATTTCCGCAGCAGTGGAGGTCATCTCAGATCAGGTACGTGAAGTATCGGCGGCTACCGAGCAAATGTCGGCAAGTTCGGAGGAAGTCAGCGCAACCTTGCAGGAAGTGGTGCAAATCTCGCAAAATTCCTTCGGCAGTGCCCAATCTATTTCAGCGGCTTCTGAAGAACAACTTGCTTCCATGGAAGAGATCTCCGCATCAAGCCGTGCCTTAAGCGAGATGGCCCAAGAACTTCAGGAAACCTTAACCAAATTTAAAGCCTGA
- a CDS encoding integrase core domain-containing protein, translating to MSIIDVFDRVIITYHHGLSCESRDLVQITQEALMKRQLFDKANKPVIRSDNGPQFISHRFAQACERFEIVHERIPPKTPNKNAHIESFHAILEIECYQRHEFESYKQAYEIVNGFIHNYNHNRIHGSIYDMSPYEYMDAVRKKAVEPKTIKV from the coding sequence ATGAGCATCATAGATGTGTTTGATCGAGTGATTATCACGTATCACCATGGATTGTCCTGCGAGTCCAGGGATCTTGTTCAAATTACACAAGAGGCACTGATGAAGCGCCAGCTCTTTGACAAAGCAAATAAACCAGTAATCCGCTCAGACAATGGACCGCAATTCATCAGCCATCGATTTGCACAGGCCTGTGAGCGCTTCGAAATTGTCCACGAACGTATACCGCCGAAGACTCCTAACAAGAATGCTCATATCGAGTCTTTTCATGCCATTCTAGAGATAGAGTGTTATCAGCGTCACGAATTTGAAAGTTATAAGCAGGCGTATGAAATCGTTAACGGCTTTATTCATAACTACAACCACAATCGCATCCACGGTAGCATCTACGACATGTCGCCTTACGAATACATGGATGCGGTCAGGAAAAAAGCTGTGGAGCCAAAGACAATAAAGGTATGA
- a CDS encoding IS3 family transposase has translation MELLADEYTSAYGYRKLTKVLRRQHRLVINKKKVYRLCKQMNVLRPLAPDKM, from the coding sequence ATGGAACTGCTGGCCGACGAGTACACATCGGCTTATGGATACCGTAAGCTGACGAAAGTCTTGAGGCGCCAGCATAGACTCGTGATCAACAAGAAAAAAGTATATCGCTTATGCAAGCAAATGAATGTATTGCGTCCGTTAGCGCCAGATAAAATGTAG
- a CDS encoding helix-turn-helix domain-containing protein, whose protein sequence is MISKYTNGVEIKSTRKGIGLSRMNKGRKTTFEERIEIAQYTIANDLDYQKSMEKYDVSYSQVYAWVRKYKSGGEEALKDNRGRNKPAEELDDHERLKLRIKELEARNEYLEMENALSKWR, encoded by the coding sequence ATGATCTCCAAGTATACTAATGGGGTAGAAATAAAATCTACTCGTAAAGGAATTGGACTATCTCGTATGAACAAAGGACGTAAAACCACTTTCGAAGAACGCATTGAAATTGCACAGTATACGATCGCAAACGATCTGGATTATCAGAAATCCATGGAGAAATATGATGTTTCTTATTCACAGGTGTACGCATGGGTTCGTAAATATAAATCTGGCGGTGAGGAAGCCCTCAAGGACAATCGCGGTCGTAACAAGCCTGCGGAAGAGTTGGATGATCATGAACGACTCAAGCTTCGGATCAAAGAATTAGAAGCACGGAACGAGTATTTAGAAATGGAGAACGCTCTTTCAAAATGGCGGTGA
- a CDS encoding helix-turn-helix domain-containing protein, which yields MSKRSPTSLEVKLRVVKRCLQNETNPSYEAKQLGIDKNTVTDWVRKYKADGLDGLKESRGCKAYSEDLQLAAIRDVLSGSHSIREATKKYHISSKSVLTR from the coding sequence ATGTCCAAAAGGAGTCCAACTTCTTTAGAGGTAAAGCTACGTGTCGTAAAGCGATGTCTTCAGAATGAGACAAACCCAAGTTATGAGGCGAAACAGCTGGGAATAGACAAAAACACGGTAACAGATTGGGTAAGGAAGTATAAAGCAGATGGTCTTGACGGATTAAAGGAATCCAGAGGATGTAAAGCTTACTCAGAGGATCTGCAGCTGGCTGCAATCAGAGATGTATTATCCGGTAGTCATTCTATACGAGAGGCGACAAAGAAGTATCATATTTCTAGTAAAAGTGTTTTGACGAGATGA
- a CDS encoding DEAD/DEAH box helicase family protein: MRDILFLFQEKALSELHDKINKAHLMWSERDPQIISFSAPTGSGKTIIMTTLFEDILYGSADNIGEPDSIFIWLSDSPELNEQTRLKIESKSDKIRVRDLVTIDSTFNAEYFEGGCIYFLNTQKLGSDKLLTGISDKRQYSIWETLTNTAKRNPKKFYVVIDEAHRGTYTSVQAENKAQSIMQKFIKGSKEDGLCVMPLVIGVTATPQRFDNLIAGTTSTVQKVIVPPEQVRESGLLKDRIIIHYPDIQLSADMTMFKGAVDNWRKKCDHWESYCEREGEKMVNPILVIQVEDGNDRIATQTDLGACIDLLEETLGRMIRTPLARRISSDAELNSVSLFLPYFDEETVKNVVNALRDSEAIMPTETGTNKELVTLGRNLEYSDVFDAMDNLITYQIDSARKQAPLKLLIQISRALTMDGIDLEAQKTVKNAVLSKMDEEISRIKESGDFDTRGASITGFALGTLIFEYGDNAYSFDEATQTMTVSEFDISRHFEQAGRLLGEGLHKEYWIRHSTRDHIDVKKEIIVLTNDTDAMERINDYAEKEFITLYENNKRSIARLNEARKNVYERLTNASAQPISVPWILPDSIDFSVPDNSMKFEQHLYCSEDGTFETSLNPWESGVVTEELNNGAVCWLRNLDRKKWSLEIPYEISGVTTSMFPDLVVVRSDAQGYVFDILEPHDPSRKDNYPKVVGLAKFAEKHWDIFGRIQLIRLKKGVDGREHFYRLDMGKTTIRNKVRGITSNEELDRIFDTDAVRED; the protein is encoded by the coding sequence ATGAGAGATATATTATTTCTTTTTCAGGAGAAGGCACTTTCTGAGCTACATGATAAAATCAACAAGGCGCATTTAATGTGGAGTGAACGCGACCCACAGATAATTTCCTTTTCTGCGCCTACGGGTTCAGGAAAAACGATAATTATGACAACACTTTTTGAAGATATATTATATGGGAGTGCGGACAACATTGGAGAGCCAGATTCTATTTTCATTTGGCTATCCGATTCACCTGAGCTTAACGAGCAAACAAGGTTGAAAATTGAAAGTAAATCCGATAAAATCCGCGTCCGTGATTTAGTGACAATAGATTCAACCTTCAATGCAGAGTATTTTGAGGGTGGCTGCATTTACTTTTTGAACACTCAAAAACTTGGCTCAGATAAACTACTGACAGGTATATCTGATAAGCGTCAGTATTCTATCTGGGAAACTCTCACTAACACTGCTAAACGTAATCCAAAAAAGTTTTATGTAGTGATTGATGAGGCACATAGAGGTACCTATACATCAGTTCAAGCAGAAAACAAGGCACAATCCATAATGCAAAAATTTATTAAAGGCAGCAAAGAAGATGGCCTTTGCGTTATGCCTCTAGTTATCGGTGTAACCGCAACACCCCAGAGATTTGATAACTTGATTGCCGGAACGACATCAACGGTTCAAAAAGTTATCGTTCCACCAGAGCAAGTACGTGAGTCTGGTCTTCTAAAGGATAGAATCATCATTCATTACCCAGATATTCAACTAAGTGCCGATATGACCATGTTTAAAGGAGCGGTAGATAATTGGCGCAAGAAATGTGATCACTGGGAGTCTTACTGTGAGCGTGAAGGCGAAAAAATGGTAAACCCTATACTTGTTATTCAAGTTGAAGATGGAAATGATCGTATAGCAACCCAAACCGATTTGGGAGCTTGCATCGATTTACTAGAAGAAACGCTGGGACGCATGATTCGTACCCCTTTGGCAAGAAGGATTTCTTCCGATGCTGAGCTTAATAGTGTCAGCCTATTCCTTCCATATTTTGATGAAGAAACAGTAAAGAACGTTGTTAATGCTCTACGTGACAGTGAAGCGATTATGCCGACAGAAACAGGAACTAATAAGGAGCTTGTTACACTCGGACGGAACTTAGAATATTCTGATGTTTTTGATGCGATGGATAATCTCATCACCTATCAAATAGATTCAGCCCGTAAGCAGGCGCCACTTAAATTGTTAATACAGATTTCTCGTGCATTGACCATGGACGGTATTGACTTGGAAGCCCAGAAGACTGTCAAAAACGCAGTTCTATCAAAAATGGATGAGGAGATTTCACGGATAAAAGAAAGTGGAGACTTTGACACCCGAGGAGCGTCAATTACTGGTTTTGCTCTTGGCACACTGATATTTGAGTATGGAGACAATGCCTATTCCTTTGATGAGGCAACCCAGACTATGACCGTATCAGAATTTGATATTTCACGACATTTTGAACAAGCCGGTAGATTGTTGGGAGAAGGATTACACAAGGAATATTGGATTCGCCATAGTACCCGTGATCATATCGATGTAAAAAAAGAAATTATCGTTCTTACAAATGATACCGACGCAATGGAGAGGATAAATGACTATGCAGAGAAAGAATTCATTACACTGTACGAAAACAACAAGCGATCCATTGCTAGACTTAACGAGGCACGAAAGAATGTCTATGAAAGATTAACTAATGCTTCTGCACAACCGATATCTGTACCATGGATATTACCAGATTCAATCGATTTTTCTGTACCAGATAATAGCATGAAATTTGAGCAGCACCTTTATTGTTCTGAGGATGGCACATTTGAAACATCATTGAACCCATGGGAAAGCGGAGTTGTTACAGAAGAGCTCAACAATGGTGCTGTATGCTGGTTACGTAATCTTGACCGCAAAAAGTGGTCACTTGAAATCCCTTACGAAATCAGCGGTGTCACCACTTCTATGTTCCCGGATTTAGTGGTTGTTAGATCTGATGCACAAGGTTATGTTTTTGATATTCTAGAACCACACGATCCCAGCCGCAAAGACAATTACCCTAAGGTAGTGGGTTTAGCAAAATTCGCAGAGAAGCATTGGGATATATTTGGCAGGATTCAGCTTATCCGACTAAAAAAAGGTGTAGATGGTCGTGAACATTTCTATCGACTGGATATGGGAAAAACAACGATTAGGAATAAAGTTCGTGGCATTACATCAAACGAGGAACTTGATAGAATTTTCGATACAGATGCTGTACGAGAAGACTAA
- the rlmD gene encoding 23S rRNA (uracil(1939)-C(5))-methyltransferase RlmD: protein MKPNQRSGGRASRPRKFQDRTRPAKSHISAAKQELPVEKNGIYTAEVIGIGHDGEGVGRVNGFTLFIRGVLPGEKAEVKVLKVKKQFGYAKLLRVLEPSPGRVQPPCAIYHQCGGCQLQHLSYDGQLKVKRQLVVDNLERIGKLRVMDGARMDGDAWNDGNAGNVVEAGNDGNAGNAGKAENIGLQNKHGETEDKRVTRIARVWDGEGVTVHPTLGMSEPWRYRNKSQVPFGEEEGGLIGGFYAQGSHRIIDMETCLIQHEQNDDVVRIVKETGTHLGINAYNETNHTGLLRHVVVKYGFRTGELMIVLVTNGKRIPHAEQWITAIREKLPAVQSICQNINMARTNVIFGDETKVLWGREVIYDYIGDVKFAISPRSFYQVNPVQTEVLYRKTLEYAGLIGKETVVDAYCGIGTISLFLAKHARKVYGVEIVPEAIEDAKRNAELNGVSNAEFAAGKAEEVLPGWQRAGVRPDVIVVDPPRKGCDAVLLDTILRLRPERVVYVSCNASTLARDLRVLEDGGYRTVEVQPVDMFPHTVHVECVVLMSRVEK, encoded by the coding sequence ATGAAACCGAACCAACGGTCCGGCGGCCGGGCATCCCGCCCGCGGAAATTCCAGGACCGTACACGTCCTGCAAAATCACATATAAGCGCGGCCAAGCAAGAGCTTCCGGTGGAGAAGAACGGCATCTATACCGCGGAAGTAATAGGCATCGGCCACGACGGGGAAGGGGTAGGCCGTGTGAACGGCTTTACCCTTTTTATCCGTGGAGTACTTCCCGGTGAAAAAGCCGAGGTAAAGGTACTTAAAGTCAAAAAGCAGTTTGGTTACGCCAAGCTGCTTCGTGTACTTGAGCCCAGCCCCGGCCGTGTACAGCCCCCTTGTGCTATCTATCATCAATGCGGCGGCTGCCAACTCCAGCATCTCAGCTACGACGGGCAGCTTAAGGTAAAGCGGCAGCTTGTCGTGGACAACCTGGAGCGGATTGGAAAGCTGCGGGTGATGGATGGAGCAAGGATGGACGGGGATGCCTGGAATGATGGAAATGCTGGGAACGTTGTGGAAGCCGGGAATGACGGAAACGCCGGGAATGCTGGGAAAGCCGAAAATATCGGACTTCAAAACAAACATGGAGAAACAGAAGATAAGCGGGTTACTAGAATCGCTCGAGTTTGGGATGGTGAAGGTGTAACCGTGCACCCTACTCTGGGTATGTCCGAGCCTTGGCGATACCGCAACAAATCGCAGGTTCCTTTTGGTGAGGAAGAAGGCGGTTTGATCGGCGGCTTCTACGCCCAGGGCAGCCACCGTATCATTGATATGGAGACATGCCTTATCCAGCATGAGCAAAATGATGATGTGGTCCGGATAGTGAAGGAGACCGGAACCCATTTAGGCATAAACGCCTATAACGAAACGAATCACACCGGATTGCTCCGCCATGTGGTGGTCAAGTATGGTTTCCGTACGGGAGAGCTAATGATTGTGCTGGTGACAAACGGGAAGCGGATTCCTCACGCAGAGCAATGGATAACCGCAATACGCGAGAAGCTGCCTGCCGTGCAAAGCATCTGCCAGAACATCAATATGGCCCGTACGAACGTGATTTTTGGGGATGAGACCAAGGTCCTGTGGGGCCGTGAAGTCATCTATGATTATATCGGCGACGTGAAGTTTGCCATCTCGCCGCGCTCGTTCTATCAGGTCAATCCCGTTCAAACGGAAGTGCTGTACAGGAAGACACTGGAATACGCCGGGCTAATCGGCAAAGAGACCGTGGTGGACGCTTATTGCGGCATCGGTACGATCTCCCTGTTCCTGGCGAAACATGCCAGGAAGGTATACGGCGTCGAGATCGTGCCGGAGGCGATCGAAGATGCGAAGCGCAACGCGGAGCTGAACGGAGTCAGCAACGCGGAGTTCGCTGCCGGGAAGGCCGAGGAGGTCCTTCCCGGCTGGCAGCGGGCGGGCGTACGCCCGGACGTGATCGTGGTGGACCCGCCGCGCAAAGGCTGCGACGCGGTTCTGCTGGACACGATCCTCCGGCTCCGCCCGGAACGGGTGGTGTATGTGTCGTGCAACGCATCGACACTGGCCCGCGACCTCCGCGTGCTGGAGGACGGCGGTTACCGCACCGTGGAGGTGCAGCCGGTGGACATGTTCCCGCATACGGTGCATGTTGAGTGTGTTGTATTGATGTCAAGGGTTGAGAAATAA